In a genomic window of Feifania hominis:
- the spoVAC gene encoding stage V sporulation protein AC, which translates to MNMTPKEYDKFVKSKAEKSPLLKNCVNAFLFGGAICCIGQLFLNLYNRLEISQIAAATLTSMTLVFLGALLTGLGLYDNIAKYAGAGTIVPITGFANSIVSPAMEFKCEGFVMGIGAKMFVVAGPVLVYGITASVLYGIVYYFVTLWGGK; encoded by the coding sequence ATGAATATGACGCCCAAGGAATACGACAAATTTGTCAAATCCAAGGCCGAGAAATCCCCGCTGTTGAAAAACTGCGTCAACGCCTTTCTCTTCGGCGGCGCAATCTGCTGCATCGGCCAGCTCTTTTTAAATCTGTACAACCGTCTGGAGATCTCACAGATCGCGGCCGCCACTCTCACCTCCATGACGCTGGTGTTTCTCGGCGCTCTGCTGACGGGACTAGGCCTCTACGACAACATCGCCAAATACGCGGGAGCCGGGACCATCGTACCCATCACCGGCTTTGCAAACTCAATTGTATCGCCCGCGATGGAGTTCAAATGTGAGGGCTTTGTGATGGGAATAGGCGCAAAGATGTTTGTGGTGGCGGGACCGGTTCTGGTCTACGGCATCACGGCGTCGGTGCTCTACGGCATCGTCTACTATTTTGTGACACTCTGGGGGGGCAAGTGA
- a CDS encoding stage V sporulation protein AD encodes MAKRVGRYTMAYESLPSVVGTYSVAGSKEGQGPLGKKFDLIVEDSYYGEKTWEKAESKFQRTAVKKGLEKIGSDKSQYDLVFAGDLLNQCTGSCYGLLEHDIPYCGLFTACATVAQGLVLSGMAIDGGFVNRAITIASSHFCTAERQFRMPLEYGGQRAPTAQWTVTGSGAYFVSGQEKSTVRLAHGTFGKMVDYEVTDTTNMGAVMAPAFCDTLENYFHDTNTGVEDVDLIVSGDLGKCGYDLVCELCAGDGFDIRPKYQDCGLLVFDRERQDVHAGGSGCGCSGIVVASEIYPRIASGELKNVLFVGTGALFSPMSGMQGENIIGIAHLVHLQHVAN; translated from the coding sequence ATGGCAAAGCGTGTGGGTAGATATACCATGGCCTACGAGAGCCTGCCCTCGGTAGTCGGCACCTACTCGGTCGCCGGCAGCAAGGAGGGGCAGGGGCCGCTCGGAAAGAAGTTTGACCTCATCGTCGAGGACAGCTACTACGGCGAGAAGACCTGGGAGAAAGCCGAGAGCAAGTTTCAGCGCACCGCGGTCAAAAAGGGACTTGAGAAGATCGGCAGCGACAAGTCGCAGTATGATCTGGTCTTCGCGGGCGATCTGCTGAATCAGTGCACCGGCAGCTGTTACGGTCTGCTGGAGCATGATATTCCCTACTGCGGGCTCTTCACGGCCTGCGCCACAGTCGCGCAGGGATTGGTGCTGTCGGGAATGGCAATTGACGGCGGCTTTGTCAACCGGGCAATCACCATTGCGTCCTCCCACTTCTGCACGGCGGAACGGCAGTTTCGCATGCCGCTGGAATACGGCGGCCAGCGCGCGCCGACTGCCCAGTGGACCGTGACCGGCAGCGGCGCCTACTTTGTCTCGGGGCAGGAGAAGAGCACCGTGCGCCTTGCGCACGGCACCTTTGGCAAAATGGTGGACTATGAAGTCACCGACACCACCAACATGGGAGCCGTGATGGCGCCGGCATTCTGTGACACGCTGGAAAACTATTTTCACGACACCAACACCGGCGTCGAGGATGTGGATCTGATTGTGTCGGGCGACCTCGGCAAGTGCGGCTATGACCTCGTCTGTGAGCTGTGTGCCGGCGACGGCTTTGACATCCGGCCAAAGTATCAGGACTGCGGGCTGCTCGTCTTTGACCGCGAGCGTCAGGATGTGCACGCGGGCGGCTCAGGCTGCGGCTGCTCGGGCATCGTCGTCGCGTCGGAGATCTATCCGCGCATCGCGTCGGGGGAACTCAAAAACGTTCTCTTTGTCGGCACGGGCGCGCTCTTCTCCCCGATGAGCGGCATGCAGGGAGAGAACATCATCGGCATTGCGCATCTTGTGCATCTGCAGCATGTCGCAAACTGA
- a CDS encoding VOC family protein, whose protein sequence is MANSIFQICRLDHIAIRTLDWEKSLDFYVNGLGMRQQNEWGEAPERAAMLELGTDGRIELFEGGTTGEKPPLSQVGEWVHLAINFDDVDLAFERACAHGGTPANPPKDLDVPARPEPMNVRLAFVQGPSGEVIEICKNR, encoded by the coding sequence ATGGCAAACAGCATCTTTCAAATCTGCAGACTGGATCACATTGCAATCCGCACGCTCGACTGGGAAAAATCACTCGATTTCTACGTCAACGGCCTCGGCATGAGACAGCAAAACGAGTGGGGCGAAGCGCCGGAGCGCGCGGCCATGCTTGAGCTCGGCACCGACGGGCGCATCGAGCTGTTCGAGGGCGGTACGACCGGCGAAAAACCGCCGCTGAGCCAGGTTGGCGAGTGGGTGCACCTCGCCATCAACTTCGACGATGTCGACCTTGCGTTCGAGCGCGCCTGTGCACACGGCGGCACTCCGGCAAATCCGCCGAAAGATCTGGATGTGCCGGCAAGGCCCGAGCCTATGAATGTGCGCCTCGCCTTTGTGCAGGGGCCGAGCGGAGAAGTCATTGAAATCTGCAAAAACCGATAA
- a CDS encoding MFS transporter: MSKSKIHYAWVILIAGILIAGAGQGVILNTFNAFVKPVTLDLGFSRAEFTLCSSISLIVGVLTLPYLGKLFQTSRLKLVVCACAIVASLVPLGYALCGSLWQFYALSAVLGLAVNGVGLTMIGSVITNWFNRKRGLVTGIAFAGSGLFGAVMLPIVTSLIEASGWRFGFTVIAATAAVLFVPSAFFMLRATPQEMGLAPYGDSAGQTGEPAAQNGMTRAQALRTPALWTCMVGLFLHTGVCIAINANCVAYLSDLGHSAQVTGLVASVVLIFLTIGKIGFGEVFDRLGDLKGALLMTVMVTAAPLLFLLARNTFFAFFSVALLGLAGGGGSVVASHIIASYFGRKNFASIFAIAMIPGQLGSAIGPVFAAWIFDLFDSYTVAWVLCGVFGAVSIALFILSALSARKMPKYD, translated from the coding sequence TTGTCGAAGTCAAAGATTCACTACGCCTGGGTCATTCTGATTGCCGGAATTTTGATTGCCGGCGCCGGCCAGGGCGTCATTCTCAATACATTCAACGCATTTGTAAAACCCGTCACCCTTGATCTGGGCTTCTCGCGGGCAGAATTTACGCTCTGCTCAAGCATCAGTCTGATCGTGGGGGTGCTGACTCTGCCCTATCTCGGCAAACTCTTTCAGACCAGCCGGCTGAAACTCGTGGTGTGTGCCTGCGCGATTGTCGCGTCGCTTGTACCGCTCGGCTATGCCCTGTGCGGCAGTCTGTGGCAGTTCTATGCGCTCTCGGCGGTGCTGGGTCTCGCAGTCAATGGTGTGGGCCTGACTATGATTGGAAGCGTCATCACCAACTGGTTCAACCGCAAGCGCGGGCTTGTCACCGGCATTGCCTTTGCGGGGTCGGGTCTCTTTGGCGCCGTGATGCTGCCCATTGTAACCTCTCTCATTGAAGCAAGCGGCTGGCGCTTTGGCTTTACGGTCATTGCCGCGACTGCCGCTGTACTCTTTGTACCCTCGGCCTTTTTCATGCTGCGCGCGACGCCGCAGGAAATGGGCCTTGCCCCCTACGGAGACAGCGCCGGGCAGACCGGCGAGCCCGCCGCCCAGAATGGGATGACAAGGGCGCAGGCGCTTCGCACCCCCGCTCTGTGGACCTGTATGGTGGGGCTGTTTCTGCACACCGGCGTCTGCATCGCCATCAACGCCAACTGTGTGGCCTACCTCTCGGACCTCGGCCACAGCGCGCAGGTCACAGGGCTTGTCGCCTCGGTGGTGCTCATTTTTTTGACCATTGGGAAAATCGGGTTCGGCGAGGTGTTCGACCGACTGGGAGATCTCAAGGGAGCTCTGCTGATGACTGTGATGGTCACGGCGGCCCCGCTGCTGTTCCTGCTGGCCAGAAATACGTTTTTTGCCTTTTTCAGTGTGGCACTGCTCGGGCTCGCCGGCGGGGGAGGGAGCGTTGTCGCAAGCCATATAATCGCAAGCTATTTTGGCAGGAAGAACTTTGCGAGCATTTTTGCCATTGCAATGATTCCCGGTCAGCTCGGCTCGGCCATCGGTCCGGTGTTTGCGGCGTGGATTTTCGACCTGTTTGACTCCTACACCGTGGCATGGGTACTCTGCGGCGTGTTCGGTGCAGTGTCGATCGCTCTTTTTATCCTGTCGGCACTCTCGGCGCGAAAGATGCCAAAGTACGATTGA
- a CDS encoding metal-dependent hydrolase family protein, whose translation MKKAIKCGKLLDTLNKKVLTDQVILIEDDRITAVESLRGFEAPEGCEIIDLSDKFVMPGLIDSHVHLAYDKSTAFFMRDAAGTVMVDTLMRAKKNMLAGFTMVRDCGCVHYVGVSARDAIKKGLAWGPRIAACGWPMMATADIGFAPHITGQLSPNHIVDGVENIRQFTREVVRNHVDFVKMMVTAGVMSPGDEPGGQRYTEQEVRAAAEIADLHGLPFSCHAHGARGIKTAVRAGATSIEHCTMADEEGIHMMAERGTYLVPTIVATVGIAEQPKGSLPANIFKKLDICMAHHKGAVQLAVKEGVKFAFGTDAATPGNTHGTQTREFGLMVDYGLSTMDALLSATVNGADLNRVSKDLGSITPGKYADVVAYSEDPFDDISTMNRVNFVMKGGEVYKRDGEALYPITL comes from the coding sequence ATGAAAAAGGCCATCAAGTGCGGAAAACTACTTGATACACTCAACAAAAAGGTGCTCACCGATCAGGTGATCCTCATCGAGGATGACCGCATCACCGCTGTCGAATCTCTGCGCGGCTTTGAGGCGCCTGAGGGCTGTGAGATCATCGACCTGTCGGACAAGTTTGTCATGCCGGGCCTGATTGACTCCCACGTCCACCTCGCCTACGACAAGAGCACAGCGTTTTTCATGCGCGACGCAGCCGGCACCGTCATGGTGGATACGCTGATGCGCGCAAAGAAGAACATGCTCGCAGGCTTTACAATGGTGCGTGACTGCGGCTGTGTGCACTATGTCGGCGTCTCCGCACGCGATGCGATCAAAAAGGGCCTTGCCTGGGGTCCGAGAATCGCAGCCTGCGGCTGGCCTATGATGGCCACAGCGGACATCGGCTTTGCTCCGCACATCACCGGACAACTCTCGCCGAACCATATTGTCGACGGTGTGGAGAATATTCGCCAGTTTACCCGCGAAGTGGTGCGCAACCACGTCGACTTTGTCAAGATGATGGTGACGGCCGGCGTCATGAGTCCGGGCGACGAGCCCGGCGGCCAGCGGTACACCGAGCAGGAAGTGCGCGCGGCGGCTGAAATTGCCGATCTGCATGGGCTACCGTTCTCGTGCCATGCCCACGGCGCGCGCGGCATCAAGACAGCGGTGCGCGCGGGCGCGACCTCGATTGAGCACTGCACAATGGCCGACGAAGAGGGCATCCACATGATGGCCGAGCGCGGCACCTATCTGGTGCCGACCATTGTCGCCACTGTCGGTATCGCGGAGCAGCCAAAGGGTTCGCTGCCTGCCAACATCTTTAAAAAGCTCGACATCTGTATGGCCCACCACAAAGGGGCAGTGCAGCTGGCGGTCAAGGAAGGCGTCAAATTCGCCTTTGGCACCGACGCTGCGACGCCGGGCAACACGCATGGCACGCAGACCCGTGAGTTCGGACTCATGGTCGATTATGGCCTGAGCACGATGGATGCGCTTCTCAGCGCGACGGTCAACGGCGCGGACCTCAATCGTGTCTCAAAGGATCTCGGCTCGATCACTCCCGGCAAGTACGCGGATGTTGTGGCCTACAGCGAGGATCCGTTTGACGACATCTCGACCATGAACCGCGTCAACTTCGTCATGAAGGGCGGCGAAGTCTACAAGAGGGATGGGGAGGCGCTCTACCCCATTACGCTGTAA
- a CDS encoding MalY/PatB family protein, which produces MFDFDKVTDRRNTNSLKYDFSAQRGIPDDVLPLWVADMDFPSAPSVIQALEQAVTHGIFGYSQGGQGYFTPLLAWYRSRFGWEPRPEWLVNTPGVVFAVCMAIRAFTEPGDAVLIQRPVYYPFSSSIEDNDRCLINSPLTYTGGRYEMDLEDFERKIVDEQVKLFILCSPHNPVGRVWREEELLAVGEICRRHGVLVLADEIHADFVFAPNRHHIFAGLRPEFEDFTITCTAPSKTFNLAGLQISNIFIPNEQLRQHFCREIAKTGYDEPSRMGLIASAAAYAGGGEWFDALLGYLEGNRDYVRSELARRIPEIRLVEPEGTYLLWLDCRALGFDERGLTDFIVNRAKLWLDEGTLFGPEGSGFERVNIACPRATLAQALDRLERACRG; this is translated from the coding sequence ATGTTTGATTTTGATAAAGTTACAGACCGCCGCAATACAAATTCTCTAAAATATGATTTTTCCGCACAGCGAGGCATACCCGACGATGTGCTTCCCCTGTGGGTGGCCGATATGGATTTCCCGAGCGCTCCCTCGGTGATTCAGGCTCTTGAACAGGCCGTAACCCACGGTATTTTCGGCTATTCCCAGGGCGGGCAGGGGTACTTCACGCCTCTGCTTGCGTGGTATCGCTCCCGCTTTGGCTGGGAGCCGCGCCCGGAGTGGCTTGTCAATACACCCGGCGTGGTCTTTGCAGTCTGTATGGCGATCCGTGCGTTCACAGAACCGGGCGACGCGGTTCTCATTCAGCGGCCGGTCTACTATCCGTTTTCGTCGTCGATTGAGGACAATGACCGCTGTCTCATCAACAGTCCTCTCACCTATACCGGCGGCAGGTACGAGATGGACCTTGAGGATTTTGAACGCAAAATTGTGGACGAGCAGGTCAAACTCTTCATCCTGTGCAGCCCCCACAATCCCGTCGGCCGCGTCTGGCGGGAGGAGGAACTTCTGGCAGTGGGCGAAATCTGCAGGCGTCACGGCGTTCTGGTGCTGGCGGACGAAATACACGCCGACTTTGTCTTTGCGCCAAACCGCCACCATATCTTCGCCGGGCTCCGACCGGAATTTGAAGACTTCACCATCACATGCACTGCCCCGAGCAAGACTTTCAATCTGGCGGGACTTCAGATTTCCAACATCTTCATTCCAAACGAGCAGCTCCGCCAGCACTTTTGCCGCGAGATCGCCAAGACCGGTTACGACGAACCGAGCCGTATGGGGCTCATTGCAAGTGCCGCCGCCTATGCGGGCGGCGGTGAGTGGTTTGACGCACTTCTTGGCTATCTCGAGGGCAACCGGGACTATGTCCGCTCAGAGCTTGCGCGGCGGATTCCCGAGATTCGCCTGGTGGAGCCTGAGGGCACCTATCTACTGTGGCTCGACTGCCGAGCGCTCGGCTTTGATGAACGTGGGCTCACTGATTTCATCGTAAACCGTGCAAAGCTCTGGCTCGACGAGGGTACCCTGTTCGGACCCGAGGGCAGCGGTTTTGAGCGCGTCAACATCGCCTGTCCACGCGCCACACTTGCGCAGGCGCTCGACCGGCTGGAACGGGCCTGCCGCGGTTGA
- a CDS encoding sulfite exporter TauE/SafE family protein encodes MEIFLLILVCLAGGVIQTTTGFGFSIFAMALLPLFLPNYLTAVTVTCIISFLGTVTLAVKYRKFASFRMLAIPLVSYFVFNTIAVQMMSAVSDTFLKRLLGGLLVVLSVYFIFFSDRIHIRATPVSGAVASAVGGVGGALFNIAGPPMVIYFLSASKDNLEYQANMQVYFTVTAVYTMFLRIITGAVTRQVLVFTGFGTAGMLVGVGVGLVIFKHLSQKSLRQLVYGFMAAMGAFILIVG; translated from the coding sequence ATGGAGATCTTTCTTCTCATACTTGTATGTCTGGCGGGCGGTGTGATTCAAACCACAACCGGGTTTGGCTTTTCCATTTTTGCCATGGCGCTGCTGCCGCTCTTTCTGCCGAACTATCTTACGGCCGTCACGGTCACCTGCATCATCTCCTTTCTCGGCACGGTTACGCTTGCGGTCAAATACCGAAAATTTGCGAGCTTTCGCATGCTGGCAATTCCCCTCGTTTCCTACTTTGTGTTCAACACCATCGCAGTGCAGATGATGTCGGCTGTGTCCGACACCTTTTTGAAGCGTCTGCTCGGCGGCTTGCTCGTGGTTCTCTCGGTCTACTTTATCTTCTTCAGCGACCGGATTCACATTCGCGCGACGCCCGTGTCGGGCGCCGTGGCGAGCGCGGTCGGCGGCGTCGGCGGGGCTCTGTTCAACATTGCCGGTCCTCCCATGGTCATCTATTTTCTCTCGGCCTCAAAGGACAATCTCGAATACCAGGCCAATATGCAGGTCTATTTCACCGTCACGGCGGTCTACACCATGTTTCTTCGCATCATCACCGGCGCCGTCACACGGCAGGTTCTGGTCTTCACGGGATTTGGCACGGCCGGCATGCTCGTGGGGGTCGGGGTCGGTCTTGTCATATTCAAGCATCTCTCACAGAAGTCACTGCGCCAGCTTGTCTACGGCTTTATGGCCGCAATGGGCGCCTTTATTTTGATTGTGGGCTGA
- a CDS encoding IreB family regulatory phosphoprotein → MSDNRTITFSIKEDRETEIKRILTAVYDSLKEKGYDPINQIVGYILSEDPTYITNHNNARSLVRKIDRDELLQELVKSYLDN, encoded by the coding sequence ATGTCTGATAATCGAACCATTACGTTTTCCATCAAAGAGGATCGCGAAACCGAGATCAAGCGCATCTTGACGGCGGTCTACGACTCCCTCAAGGAAAAGGGATACGACCCGATCAACCAGATTGTGGGTTATATCCTCTCGGAGGATCCGACATACATCACCAACCACAACAATGCACGAAGCCTTGTTCGCAAAATTGATCGCGACGAACTGCTGCAGGAACTGGTCAAATCCTATCTCGACAATTAA
- a CDS encoding sugar phosphate isomerase/epimerase family protein has product MLKISAFPKCWSHDITDGRMELFDWFEKARVLDCEGLEMYSGFIKSFDEGTLAQIRSRAQSYGMELPMMCFSPDFTNPDPAARREQIDRQKRMIYATAALGGRYCRTLSGQRRPNVSVYDGTQMVVECISECFDTARACGVTLVMENHYKDGYWEYSEFAQRMEVYLPIVRQLACDCFGVQYDPSNTVVAGEDPLALLDEVLPYVRTMHASDRYLAPGFTAEDLKGADGVKGYAKILMHGVTGRGMNDYNEIFKRLKSVDFNGWISIEDGMNGLEEMRQSVDFLKAMRREYFGA; this is encoded by the coding sequence ATGCTTAAAATTTCCGCTTTTCCCAAGTGCTGGAGCCACGACATTACCGACGGCCGAATGGAACTGTTCGACTGGTTTGAGAAAGCCCGCGTCCTCGACTGCGAGGGGCTTGAAATGTACAGCGGCTTTATCAAATCCTTTGACGAGGGGACTCTCGCGCAGATTCGCTCCAGGGCTCAGAGCTATGGCATGGAGCTGCCGATGATGTGCTTTTCCCCGGATTTTACCAATCCCGATCCGGCCGCGCGCCGTGAGCAGATTGACCGCCAGAAGCGCATGATTTACGCCACGGCCGCCCTCGGCGGACGCTACTGCCGCACGCTCTCGGGCCAGAGACGCCCGAATGTGAGTGTATATGACGGCACACAGATGGTGGTCGAGTGCATCAGTGAGTGCTTCGATACGGCACGCGCCTGCGGGGTTACTCTGGTCATGGAAAATCACTACAAGGACGGCTACTGGGAGTACTCGGAGTTTGCCCAGCGTATGGAGGTCTATCTGCCGATCGTCAGGCAGCTTGCCTGCGACTGTTTCGGGGTTCAGTACGACCCGTCAAACACCGTGGTTGCAGGGGAGGACCCCCTTGCGCTGCTCGACGAGGTGCTGCCCTATGTGCGCACCATGCATGCGAGCGACCGCTATCTTGCGCCCGGCTTCACGGCGGAGGATCTCAAGGGGGCAGACGGGGTGAAAGGTTACGCCAAAATTCTCATGCACGGTGTCACAGGGCGGGGAATGAACGACTACAATGAAATTTTCAAACGGCTCAAATCGGTTGATTTTAACGGCTGGATCTCCATAGAGGACGGGATGAACGGCCTTGAGGAGATGCGCCAGTCGGTGGACTTTTTAAAGGCCATGCGTCGGGAGTACTTCGGAGCATAG
- a CDS encoding C40 family peptidase, producing MKKARFLFTFLFLLTLTTLMAFAADIQTAAGTITGSTVNLREGTSTSTAVITTLKEGAKVKVVGSENEWVKVEADGKTGYVHSDYILIDGAVTTEATQAAATMTGTITGSTVNVRKGAGTSYSVIGKLVKGDVVDVIEQGATWTKISIGTRDGYVSNDYISVTSVAAASSKPKTVSGLITGSLVRIRAGASTESEILFEVPENTQVLIMDPSSSWMKVIYQGRIGYVSSDYIKVMDDAATSRSLSGSRPNSDAAAQAEQIIAYGKEFLGVKYKYGGSSPKGFDCGGFVKYVLAEFGYKLPMGATSQYNTTSVLTHIKRSELMPGDLVYWRSRSSKKIQHTGIYIGDNKFIHASSPDDVVKIDSMASGYYDKYYYGAARYLPY from the coding sequence ATGAAAAAAGCGAGGTTTCTGTTCACTTTTCTTTTTTTACTCACCCTGACAACACTGATGGCTTTTGCCGCTGACATACAGACGGCCGCGGGCACCATCACCGGTTCCACGGTCAATCTCCGCGAGGGTACCAGTACATCCACCGCTGTAATCACAACACTCAAAGAGGGTGCAAAAGTAAAGGTCGTCGGCTCTGAAAACGAATGGGTCAAAGTGGAGGCAGACGGGAAAACCGGCTACGTTCACAGCGATTACATTCTCATTGACGGCGCCGTCACCACCGAGGCCACACAGGCTGCGGCGACCATGACGGGCACCATCACAGGCTCCACAGTCAATGTGCGCAAGGGCGCCGGCACATCCTACTCCGTCATCGGCAAGCTCGTCAAGGGCGACGTCGTCGACGTCATCGAACAGGGCGCCACCTGGACCAAGATTTCAATCGGCACACGGGACGGCTATGTCAGCAACGACTACATCAGCGTGACCTCGGTCGCGGCCGCCTCCTCCAAGCCCAAGACCGTGAGCGGTCTGATCACGGGCAGCCTCGTGCGCATCCGCGCCGGCGCTTCCACCGAGAGTGAAATCTTATTCGAGGTTCCCGAGAACACACAGGTTCTCATCATGGATCCCTCCTCCTCGTGGATGAAGGTGATCTACCAGGGCCGCATCGGCTATGTCTCCTCCGACTACATCAAGGTGATGGATGACGCGGCCACATCCCGTTCGCTTTCGGGCTCACGCCCGAACTCTGACGCGGCGGCGCAGGCGGAGCAAATCATCGCCTACGGCAAGGAGTTTCTCGGCGTCAAATACAAATACGGCGGCTCGAGCCCCAAGGGCTTTGACTGCGGCGGCTTTGTCAAGTATGTGCTCGCCGAGTTCGGTTACAAACTGCCGATGGGAGCGACCTCCCAGTACAACACGACCTCGGTTTTGACCCACATCAAGCGCAGCGAGCTGATGCCGGGCGATCTGGTCTACTGGCGCTCGCGAAGCTCCAAGAAGATTCAGCACACCGGTATCTACATCGGAGACAACAAGTTCATCCATGCGTCCTCACCGGACGACGTGGTCAAAATTGACAGCATGGCGTCGGGCTATTACGACAAGTATTACTACGGCGCCGCCCGCTATCTCCCCTATTGA
- the spoIIID gene encoding sporulation transcriptional regulator SpoIIID, producing MKGLPEERAVTLAHYIIENNATVRQSAKHFGVSKSTVHKDVTERLSQLNHELYTEVKAVLEQNKAERHIRGGQATKEKYLSQK from the coding sequence TTGAAAGGGTTACCGGAAGAGCGGGCCGTCACGCTTGCTCACTATATTATCGAGAACAATGCGACGGTTCGGCAGTCTGCAAAACACTTCGGGGTCTCCAAGAGCACCGTACATAAGGACGTCACCGAGCGGCTCTCGCAGCTCAACCACGAGCTTTACACCGAGGTCAAAGCCGTTTTGGAACAAAATAAAGCCGAGCGCCACATCCGCGGCGGGCAGGCGACAAAAGAAAAGTATCTCTCACAGAAATAG